TCAGCTTAGGCTGGGATGCTGTCACCGTCTGCATTGCTTCCCGGTTATGCATTACATACCTGACATCTATTGTTCTTTATTACTTCTGAAGGGACTATGGATGACAAAATAGACCCCCATCCATGCTATCGGGTCCCTCACCATATTGAGACAGTACAATGCATTATATGGTGCCAGCAGCCATATTTAGAGGAGCCTTCCCATTATAAAAGGGAGTGAGGAGCGAGACACTAAAGGTTTGTTTTGAATTGTGTCATCTAACGGTGAGTCGTCTGAGAAGCCCTGGAATCTCTAAGCATCAAGAGCaagtcatttttaaagaaaggctttatttaaaaagaaaataacaggCTAAGAAATTAGAGATAATTTTTAAGAGTCCTTTATCCTTTAGACAGATGCTGATCACAGTGTAAGACCTAGCTGATTCAGATAttacattaatttatattttctgATTGTGTCATCTCAGGGCAGTATACCATCAATTCTTGGAGAGGGGATACAGCAAAAGTAAGTGACTTAAAGATTGAGCTTTACTTAAACAGCGCTACAAAATAGATCATTTTCCATGGATGCAGCTGCTGAATAGATTTAACAAAAGAATATATGTTCTTGAACTAATCAGAGGGTGAAAGATGACGGATGCACAGATGGCAGAGTTTGGGGCTGCAGCTTCTTATCTGCGAAAGTCAGACAAGGAGCGACTAGAGGCCCAGACCCGGCCCTTCGACATGAAGAAAGAGTGCTTTGTCCCCGAACCAGAGGAGGAGTACATTAAAGCAACAATCATCAGTCGCGATGGTGACAAAGTCACCTGTGACACCTCTAAGGGAACGGTAAGATTGTTAAATTGTTCAAATGAAGGCAATGAAATTTGAGATCACTGATGTACACATTGCacctgtaaatgtaaaaaggaaaatacaaagtctttattcagtttttttttatttttaacaacaaatgtaaTCCAAAATATTATACAGAATAGCACTGTTTATAAAGGACCTTTATTCTGAATCATACATTTAATTCCAACATAAATGTTGACATTCTATCTaaataatattcaaatattGAAGCAAAAATATGTTTACTAGAAATAATTTCAAATGTTATGATTAAAaccattctaaaaaaaatatggtATATTCTGTACAATTTACTTTTCCCGTGCAGACTGTGACTGTCAAAGAAGCAGACATTCACCCTCAGAACCCGCCAAAGTTCGATAAAATTGAGGACATGGCGATGTTCACCTTCCTGCATGAGCCTGCTGTGCTGTTTAACCTCAAAGAGCGTTATGCAGCCTGGATGATCTACGTGAGTTGTGCATGTGACgtttcacacacatactgactataatttttttatgttgtatgGCTCTGAAGAAAGTACACATTGGTTTCTTTCTCTACAGACCTATTCAGGACTCTTCTGTGTAACTGTCAACCCCTATAAGTGGCTGCCAGTGTACAACCAAGAAGTTGTTCTAGCCTACAGAGGCAAGAAGAGGAGTGAAGCTCCTCCTCACATCTTCTCCATTTCTGATAACGCCTACCAGTACATGCTGGCAGGTAATCATAATCTACTCAAAATGTAGACTGTGCTTTTGTAATCAGTAGAAAAGATAGGATCACACATGATTATTACTTCTGAAGGGACTCTGATTTTATCACCTTAACCTGTGAATCTTCGTTCATGAAATCAaaacattctttttttcagacagGGAAAACCAGTCTATCCTCATCACGTAAGTTCTAatacacgatacaacacaatataattatatattgtcattttactaaaaatgaaattcTTTTGATAGTGGAGAATCTGGTGCTGGAAAGACTGTGAACACCAAGAGAGTCATCCAGTACTTTGCGAGTATTGCTGCTGGTGGTATTGCCAAGAAGGACACCAGTGAtaagaaggtaaaaaaaaatatacaactgACATATATACTGTTGTACGCTGCAGGAAAAATGACTTTTTGtaataatatttcttttatCTTTTGTTTCCAGGGTACTCTGGAGGATCAGATCATCCAGTGTAACCCTGCTCTGGAAGCCTTTGGTAATGCCAAGACCATCAGAAATGATAACTCCTCTCGTTTTGTGAGTGTCTGTTGTTATTAACTATTTTTATAAGCACTTTCTCCCTTTTTCATGAATTTCAGCATTTTCTATAATATATCATTGAAATATAACTTTCTAATAGGGCAAATTCATCCGAATCCACTTTGGTGCTACTGGCAAGCTTGCCTCTGCTGACATTGAGACTTGTAAGGGGTCTAATCCACAATTTGTATTATTCTTCAACATGTGACTAATATCAGTACTATATGGTCACTGTTTGTCTTGTTCTTCTGGGTGATACAGATCTTCTAGAGAAGTCCCGTGTGACTTTCCAGCTCAAAGCTGAGAGAGACTACCATATCTTCTATCAGATCTTGTCTCAGAGGAAACCTGAGCTGCTCGGTCAGCATGAAATATCAATAGTAATAATGCAAATAGTATGTTTCAGTACAAATTTGTACACATAATTGTTATAAACATCTTTTTCTGTTTCCTCTGTTACAGAAATGCTGCTTATAACTGCTAACCCGTACGATTATGCCTTCATCTCCCAAGGAGAGACCCAAGTAGCCTCTATTAATGATGCTGAAGAGCTTATGGCTACTGATGTACGTGAGAAGACTTTCTACAGTACTGTCTATGCTGATGTATTTTTGAAGAACAGGTAGCTGCTGTAATATTCCTCGTATTTAAGAGAGACACTATAAATCTTGTGCTTTAGGAAGCTTTTGATGTGCTGGGATTTACCCAAGAGGAAAAGAACAGCATCTACAAGCTGACTGGTGCCATCATGCACTACGGCAATATGAAGTTCAAGCAGAAGCAAAGAGAGGAGCAGGCTGAGGCTGACGGCACCGAAGGTCGGTGAAAGCACAACTTTTTATATCAAGTGAATACACCTACAAACACAGTTCAATGAATAGCCAAAGTGTTTTCTAATTTCACATTACTACTGGATTGTTTAATTTTGATAAAACTAGATGCTGACAAATCTGCTTACCTCATGGGCCTGAACTCTGCCGATCTCATCAAGGCTCTGTGTCACCCCAGAGTCAAAGTAGGAAATGAGTGGGTCACcaaaggacaaaatgtccagCAGGTAAAAATTGTTGacgaaaaaatatatatttcaagtACAagatacagaaaataaaatcacttttcttttttaggtGTATTATGCTGTTGGTGCGCTGTCAAAGGCAGTGTATGAGAAGATGTTCCTTTGGATGGTTGTGAGAATTAACCAGTCTCTGGACACCAAGCAGCCTCGCCAGTACTTCATTGGTGTGCTGGATATCGCTGGCTTTGAGATCTTTgatgtaatttttatttatcgTCCTTCAACATAGCTCAATGgggcatttttaaaatttatttatgtacttttttataatttacatATCTTAATGCTACCACATTTCTGCTCCAGTTCAACACCTTTGAGCAGCTGTGTATCAACTTTACTAATGAGAAGTTGCAGCAGTTTTTCAACCACCACATGTTTGTGCTGGAGCAAGAAGAATACAAGAAAGAGGGTATTGAGTGGACATTCATTGACTTTGGCATGGACTTGCAGGCTTGTATTGATCTCATTGAAAAAGTAAGCATAACTGTGAACTTAAAGACATAcgtttattttataaacacaatTTGGTTAGAAAAATTCATgcttgttcttttttgtttctgtagcCCATGGGTATCATGTCCATCCTTGAAGAGGAGTGCATGTTCCCCAAAGCCAGTGATACCACATTCAAAGCCAAGCTTTATGACAATCACTTGGGCAAATCTGCTAACTTCCAGAAGCCCAGGATTGTGAAGGGTAAACCAGAGGCTCACTTTTCACTGGTTCACTATGCTGGCACTGTTGACTACAACATTAACAACTGGCTGGTGAAGAACAAGGATCCACTCAATGAAACTGTTGTGGGGCTATACCAGAAGTCCACAATGAAATTGCTTGCTATCCTTTTTCAAAACTATGCTAGCGCTGATTCAGGTACGATGACTCAGATAGCTGAGGATTGTCATACAGAAACAAAGATTTAAGCTtaaggttttattttgtttttaagacAGAAGTCATATTGTCATGCATTTTGTTCTCATAGCGGAAACAggtggaaaaggaaaggaaaagaagaaaaaggggTCTTCTTTCCAGACTGTGTCTGCCCTTCACAGGGTAAGATTATGAATTTGTATTACAAAGGTATAAATGCATAGGTAGGATTACATAGATGTAAATGCCCTTACATTTGTACTATCTATGTGGTCAGCTTTGGACCAGTGACCCATAATCTACAATATCAATAAAAGTTTCATTGAATATAACATGTGCATATTCCATCTTTAGGAGAATTTAAACAAGCTGATGACCAACCTGAGATCAACTCACCCTCATTTTGTGCGCTGCATCATCCCCAATGAGACCAAGACTCCTGGGGCCATGGAGAATCCTCTAGTAATGCACCAGCTGCGCTGTAACGGTGTGCTGGAGGGCATCAGAATCTGCAGAAAGGGCTTCCCCAACAGGATCCTCTATGGGGACTTCAAACAGAGGTAAATTTAGGTTACTTATTAATTTGATGCTTGAAGCAAATAGAATCCTTTTATCATGATAATTTATTAAACCCCTCTTTTCTAAAATAAGACAAACAACAAATTAATAACTCTGAGGATTTGTTGCATATACTAAATCAGACTTACTCTTTCATATAGGTTTTGTGCCTAAAACTTCTACTAGCAGTGCACTCCAAACTGatcaattttattattttagatacCGTATATTAAATCCTGCTGCTATCCCGGAGGGACAGTTTATTGACAGCAGAAAGGGAGCAGAAAAGCTGCTGGGATCCCTGGACATTGACCACAACCAGTACAAGTTTGGCCATACCAAGGTACCATTTTGTAACAAGTAAAGAAAGTTTCACACACAATGAATTTCAtctctcttatttattttatctaaaTCTTTCTTATGACTTcaatcacaaaggtgttcttcAAGGCTGGTCTGCTGGGCCTCCTTGAGGAGATGAGAGATGACCGTCTTGCTCTCATCCTCACTCGTATTCAGGCCCGTGCTCGTGGTCTTCTTTCGAGAATTGAATTCCAGAAAATTGTTGAGCGGCggtaattttatatatattgtcATATTCTCAATAAAGTAACTGGTTAGTCTTAAATAGCCTAAAATTTGCTGTTTGACCCTATAGGGATGCCTTGCTAGTTATCCAGTGGAATGTCCGTGCTTTCATGGGTGTCAAGAATTGGCCCTGGATGAAGCTCTACTTCAAAATCAAACCACTGTTACGGTCAGCTGAGGCTGAAAAGGAGATGGCCAACATGAAGGAAGAATTCTTGAAGCTTAAAGAAGCCTATGCCAAATCTGAAGCCCGCAGAAAGGAGCTTGAGGAGAAAATGGTCTCACTTCTCCAAGAGAAAAATGACCTGCAACTCCAAGTCCAGGCTGTGAGTTTACAGTTATTATTGTGACATTTGACATTATGATAAAAGTACAGATTTCAAACATAAATTTATACTACATTATAATGAATGCATAAACAGGAGCAAGACAATCTTTGTGATGCTGAGGAGCGATGTGAAGGTCTGATTAAGAACAAGATCCAACTTGAAGCTAAATGCAAAGAGTTGACTGAAAGACtggaagatgaagaggaaatgAATGCTGAGCTGACAGCTAAGAAGAGAAAGCTGGAGGATGAATGCTCTGAACTCAAGAAAGACATTGATGATCTGGAGCTTACTCTGGCCAaagtggagaaggagaagcatGCCACTGAGAATAAGGTTTAAGCTTACTATAATCAAATTTGAAACAATTTAGAACAATGTCTTTTGAAGATATTCAACAAAGGGGTTTCCTTTTATAGGTTAAAAACCTGACTGAGGAAATGGCTGCTCTTGATGAAATCATCGCCAAGCTGACCAAGGAGAAAAAAGCTCTCCAGGAAGCTCATCAGCAAACACTGGATGATCTGCAGAGTGAGGAGGACAAAGTCAACACTCTGACCAAAGCTAAAGCTAAACTGGAGCAGCAAGTTGATGATGTCAGTATTTATTACACAGTTATAGGTATGAAGTATTGCTCACAACAAATGAGATAATTAATAACAAAACTAAATATTATTTGTTTCAGCTTGAGGGCTCACTGGAACAGGAAAAGAAGCTTCGCATGGACCTTGAGAGAATTAAGAGAAAACTTGAAGGCGACTTAAAATTGACTCAGGAGAATATTATGGACCTGGAAAATGATAAGCAACAGCTGGAGGAAAGGCTGAAAAAGTAAGTTGCTAACAATAACCATGAAATAATAATACCCAACACCAACTACTACTAAACATCTATGTATACATGTTTATCAAAATCACAGGAAAGATTTTGAGATCAACCAACTCAACAGCAAAATTGAGGATGAACAAGCAATGGCATCCCAACTTCAAAAGAAACTTAAGGAGTTGCAGGTAATCTGATAACTCACTGGGATTGCTGACTTTTCTAATTTCACCTGGTTTGCTTACCATAAAATCTTCTACTCTAGGCCCGTATAGAAGAGCTTGAAGAAGAGTTGGAGGCTGAGAGAGCTGCTCGTGCCAAGGTTGAGAAGCAAAGGGCAGATTTGGCTCGAGAACTGGAGGAGATCAGCGAGAGGCTGGAGGAGGCCGGTGGAGCCACAGCTGCCCAGATTGAAATGAACAAGAAGAGAGAGGCTGAGTTCCAGAAACTGCGCAGAGACCTTGAAGAGGCCACCCTGCATCATGAGGCCACTGCTGCAACTTTAAGAAAGAAACATGCTGACAGTGTAGCAGATCTGGGAGAGCAGATTGACAACCTTCAGAGAGTCAAGCAGAAGCTTGAGAAGGAGAAGAGTGAACTGAGACTGGAGCTGGACGATGTGGTCTCCAACATGGAGCAGATTGTTAAATCCAAGGTAACAATGAATAAGTATGTACAGTGTATACAGGCATTTTTATCTTTAATAGGAGCACATTAAAATGTGTTGAATATAAAGTTATGTTCcctattttgtttttataataatgactGTGTTCTCTTCCAGACAAACCTTGAAAAGATGTGCCGGACTCTTGAGGACCAGATGACTGAGTATAGGAGTAAATTTGAGGAAGGACAACGCAGCATCAATGACCTCAGCATGCAAAAAGCTAAACTGCAAACTGAGAATGGTAAGGAGTAAGCTAAGGGATGAGAATGTGTTATATAAATTCTCATGTAACTAAACACAATTTGTAATCAAGGTGAACTCACAAGACAACTGGAAGAGAAGGATTCCTTGGTCTCTCAGCTGACCAGAAGCAAGCAGTCCTATACCCAACAGATTGAGGATCTTAAGAGACAACTTGAAGAAGAAGTCAAGGTATTTCTAGAACTCGTGCTTTGAAATCTTTCACACtgtataatatgaaataaaaacaaacaatttaaaCACTTTAATCCAGGCCAAGAACGCTCTGGCTCATGCAGTGCAGTCGGCTCGTCATGATTCTGACCTGCTCAGAGAGCAGTATGAAGAGGAGCAGGAGGCTAAGGGTGAGCTACAGCGCAGTCTCTCCAAAGCAAACTCTGAGGTAGCTCAGTGGAGAACCAAGTATGAAACTGATGCCATCCAGAGAACAGAAGAGCTGGAGGATGCAAAGTACGAATACAGAAAACATGAAAATCTTCATTTTTGTATGTagtgatttttaatttttcatgttAAGAAATGGTTAATGTTAAAAATGGTTTCCTGATATGTAGGAAGAAACTTGCTCAGCGTCTGCAAGATGCAGAGGAAGCTGTGGAAGCTGTAAATGCCAAATGTTCCTCTCTGGAGAAGACTAAACACAGACTGCAGAATGAGATTGAAGATCTTATGGTTGATGTGGAAAGGTccaatgctgctgctgctgctctggaCAAGAAGCAAAGGAACTTTGACAAGGTAACAATAAGATAACCTCCATTTTTAATTAGgtttcatttatataaatagatataggtaatttatttataatacaatattattataGCAAATGATATCAGGCTGCATGGTACTGCATGGTAAAATAACCCATCATGaatggcatttttttctttacaaaccTCCCTGTCTTCAGTCCATCCtgacacaaatacatatataaatagcaAAATATAGCGCTTCAGTTAAAATATAGAGAGAACTGTTGTGGTTTGACAATTCATACTTAAAGTGCAGCATGCCTCTAGTTACTATATAGACACATCGACATGCTATCATAAGATATATCTtgacaaaaaaatcaaatgaattcTTTATCCATCTCTGCAAACTATAAGGTACCTCTGGGCTTAACAGTCCATGTACAATTTAACCTTTTGGTATAAAACAGATCCTGGCTGAGTGGAAGCAGAAATATGAAGAATCGCAGTCTGAGCTGGAGAGCTCCCAAAAAGAGGCCAGATCTCTAAGCACTGAACTCTTCAAACTGAAGAACTCTTACGAGGAGTCCCTTGATCATCTGGAGACCATGAAGAGGGAGAACAAAAACCTCCAAGGTTGTTAAGTTAGTGTCACACATTAAAGGTTATTACATATCCTACAAACACATATTGACAAACTCTATTTTGTTAAACAGAGGAAATTTCTGACCTCACTGAACAAATTGGTGAAAGTGGCAAGAGCATCCATGAACTGGAGAAAATCCGTAAACAGCTGGAGCAAGAAAAGACTGAGATTCAGTCTGCACTGGAGGAGGCTGAGGTACACTGACTATATTGTgaatatataaagatatatctGTCCCTAATATATGCAAGAATTCACTTTACATTGTATTCCCTTGAGATAGAATGTCAGTTGTGGTGATGTAGATGAAGCAGCtaatctgtattttatatatcaggCGTCCCTTGAGCATGAAGAAGGAAAGATCTTGAGGGCCCAACTGGAATTCAGCCAGGTAAAGGCTGAAATTGAGCGTAAACTGGCAGAAAAGGATGAGGAAATGGAGCAGGCCAAGAGGAATCACCAAAGAGTGGTGGACACCCTGCAAAGCTCTCTAGAATCTGAGACTCGCAGTAGAAATGAGGCCCTGAggctgaagaagaagatggagggAGACTTAAATGAGATGGAGATCCAGCTTAGCCAGGCTAACAGGCAGGCTGCAGAGGCCCAGAAACAACTCAAGAGTCTCCATGGACATATGAAGGTATTCCAATAACAAAAAGCTTAAAAGTAATAAGTCATGCTGGATaagaccacctgcttaataaatgatgtaaatctATTCCTTAATAaattagatattttattttcGCTTCACTGTGGACTTTTTATAGGATACTCAACTGCACCTGGATGATGCTCTCCGTGCTAACGATGATCTCAAAGAGAACATTGCTATTGTGGAGAGACGCAACAATCTGCTGCAGGCTGAACTGGATGAACTGAGATCCCTGGTAGAGCAGACCGAGAGAGGCCGCAAACTGGCTGAGcaggaactgctggatgtcAGTGAGAGGGTTCAGCTACTGCACTCTCAGGTATTATACTGACCCATCTTTTTCCCCTCTGTAAAAGGAAACAAAATTatgtaatagaataaaaatctCCAAGTAATATAAACCTTTTCAATTTGTTTACAATGGTAGAACACTAGCTTGCTGAACCAGAAGAAGAAACTAGAGGCAGACACTTCTCAGCTTCAGACTGAGGTAGAGGAGGCTTTACAAGAGTGCAGGAATGCTGAGGAAAAAGCCAAAAAAGCCATCACTGATGCTGCCATGATGGCAGAAGAGCTGAAGAAGGAGCAGGACACCAGTGCTCACCTGGAGCGCATGAAGAAGAACATGGAGCAGACCATTAAAGACCTCCAGCACCGTCTGGATGAAGCTGAGCAAATTGCCATGAAAGGTGGCAAGAAGCAGGTCCAGAAGCTGGAAGCTAGAGTAagtaataaaaaagacaaaaaataatatttaatcaataataattaataaataaaaactctagattattattattgttttatctTGGACTTATTTATTCCTATTTTAGGTGAGAGAGCTTGAAAATGAGGTGGAGATAGAACAGAGAAAGGCCAGTGATTCTGTGAAAGGTATTCGTAAATATGAGAGACGAATCAAGGAGCTAACTTACCAGGTTGGTcccaattattattttttttcacacacacaccatagaaaaGATTATGTTAAAGTAACCAATAAAGTCAGAGTGAACCTCTATCAAAAGAAGTTTTTAAAGCCTCATGACTTTAGGGGTACCAAAAGTGCATGTCTAAAATATTCCATGAACTCAGAAAATGAAATCTCTGCAAACTCTGGTGGACTAAGCAAGTACTGCAACATGTCATGTCATTTTCTTTTACTCTCTAACAGACTGAAGAAGACCGCAAGAATCTGGCACGTCTTCAGGACCTGGTAGACAAACTGCAGTTGAAAGTCAAGTCCTACAAGAGAACTGCAGAGGAAGCTGTAAGTAATAAGTACCAATAAGTACAATATCTATTGCCTTTTTGTCATATGCAATGGTTTCCTCTGATTCTCTCAATTCAAATATGCACCTTGTATTTCACAGGAGGAGCAGGCCAATTCCAATCTGTCCAAGTTCCGGAAGATACAGCATGAGCTGGATGAGGCAGAGGAAAGGGCTGATATTGCTGAATCCCAGGTGAACAAGCTGAGAGCCAAAAGCCGTGACACTGGCTCCAAGGTGAGTGAAAGAGTTGAATGCAGGGATGCAAAAATATTAGGTAGACACTAAAAATACTAAACGTTTTATCAGGTTTAGACATATTTCTAATTATATCTAACATTGcataagagaaaataaacaagagTATAAATTCACGAAACTACAAAACTATTTGTCATATGTCTAAATCATGGTTTACACAAATCAGCCAAAATACATTGCACCTTTAACATGTATACCTTATTTCATTATTCTGTGTTACAGAAAGGGCATGATGAAGAGTGAAGCTCTCGTGTGAACCTTTCTCATAAGCTTGTCTTCTGTGACCCTCCATGAGTTTGCCTGTAGTTGGATAGAATAAAGTCCATGTGCAAATGAACACTGTGTTGTAATTGTGTATTATATTAATTCAACACAACATCTGATCATAGTTAATCTGACTTTGTATTAATTCTTATGGTATTAGTCTaatggttaaataaataaataaattcacaagTAAGCATTAAGTCAAACTTACTTAATGCTTACTTGTGAATAATAGCACTGTTAGATTTGATTCCATAAtctatcatttttaaaattatacatGCACAGTATGATCCATAAGATCAATACTTCAATACTAGtcattacaaattatattactGACAGCAACTTAGTGAAGAGTAGAATCTTTGAAAGTTTCACCTGAATTTCAGAGCTTCTTAGTATTTGGGATGGACGCCACTTGTTTGTGCAAAAccttatgatccattttagatcaaatccatcagagCACATGCTTCAACAGATGAAATCaggcatgaggaaaatctgaccttttgtacaaagcagtCAACATGGTCAATAACACAAACgtgcttacatttaaataagaaCCTAGAAATATTGcagaatcttgaatat
The nucleotide sequence above comes from Hemibagrus wyckioides isolate EC202008001 linkage group LG01, SWU_Hwy_1.0, whole genome shotgun sequence. Encoded proteins:
- the LOC131353435 gene encoding myosin-7 isoform X1; the encoded protein is MTDAQMAEFGAAASYLRKSDKERLEAQTRPFDMKKECFVPEPEEEYIKATIISRDGDKVTCDTSKGTTVTVKEADIHPQNPPKFDKIEDMAMFTFLHEPAVLFNLKERYAAWMIYTYSGLFCVTVNPYKWLPVYNQEVVLAYRGKKRSEAPPHIFSISDNAYQYMLADRENQSILITGESGAGKTVNTKRVIQYFASIAAGGIAKKDTSDKKVKKNIQLTYILLYAAGKMTFCNNISFIFCFQGTLEDQIIQCNPALEAFGNAKTIRNDNSSRFGKFIRIHFGATGKLASADIETYLLEKSRVTFQLKAERDYHIFYQILSQRKPELLEMLLITANPYDYAFISQGETQVASINDAEELMATDEAFDVLGFTQEEKNSIYKLTGAIMHYGNMKFKQKQREEQAEADGTEDADKSAYLMGLNSADLIKALCHPRVKVGNEWVTKGQNVQQVYYAVGALSKAVYEKMFLWMVVRINQSLDTKQPRQYFIGVLDIAGFEIFDFNTFEQLCINFTNEKLQQFFNHHMFVLEQEEYKKEGIEWTFIDFGMDLQACIDLIEKPMGIMSILEEECMFPKASDTTFKAKLYDNHLGKSANFQKPRIVKGKPEAHFSLVHYAGTVDYNINNWLVKNKDPLNETVVGLYQKSTMKLLAILFQNYASADSAETGGKGKEKKKKGSSFQTVSALHRENLNKLMTNLRSTHPHFVRCIIPNETKTPGAMENPLVMHQLRCNGVLEGIRICRKGFPNRILYGDFKQRYRILNPAAIPEGQFIDSRKGAEKLLGSLDIDHNQYKFGHTKVFFKAGLLGLLEEMRDDRLALILTRIQARARGLLSRIEFQKIVERRDALLVIQWNVRAFMGVKNWPWMKLYFKIKPLLRSAEAEKEMANMKEEFLKLKEAYAKSEARRKELEEKMVSLLQEKNDLQLQVQAEQDNLCDAEERCEGLIKNKIQLEAKCKELTERLEDEEEMNAELTAKKRKLEDECSELKKDIDDLELTLAKVEKEKHATENKVKNLTEEMAALDEIIAKLTKEKKALQEAHQQTLDDLQSEEDKVNTLTKAKAKLEQQVDDLEGSLEQEKKLRMDLERIKRKLEGDLKLTQENIMDLENDKQQLEERLKKKDFEINQLNSKIEDEQAMASQLQKKLKELQARIEELEEELEAERAARAKVEKQRADLARELEEISERLEEAGGATAAQIEMNKKREAEFQKLRRDLEEATLHHEATAATLRKKHADSVADLGEQIDNLQRVKQKLEKEKSELRLELDDVVSNMEQIVKSKTNLEKMCRTLEDQMTEYRSKFEEGQRSINDLSMQKAKLQTENGELTRQLEEKDSLVSQLTRSKQSYTQQIEDLKRQLEEEVKAKNALAHAVQSARHDSDLLREQYEEEQEAKGELQRSLSKANSEVAQWRTKYETDAIQRTEELEDAKKKLAQRLQDAEEAVEAVNAKCSSLEKTKHRLQNEIEDLMVDVERSNAAAAALDKKQRNFDKILAEWKQKYEESQSELESSQKEARSLSTELFKLKNSYEESLDHLETMKRENKNLQEEISDLTEQIGESGKSIHELEKIRKQLEQEKTEIQSALEEAEASLEHEEGKILRAQLEFSQVKAEIERKLAEKDEEMEQAKRNHQRVVDTLQSSLESETRSRNEALRLKKKMEGDLNEMEIQLSQANRQAAEAQKQLKSLHGHMKDTQLHLDDALRANDDLKENIAIVERRNNLLQAELDELRSLVEQTERGRKLAEQELLDVSERVQLLHSQNTSLLNQKKKLEADTSQLQTEVEEALQECRNAEEKAKKAITDAAMMAEELKKEQDTSAHLERMKKNMEQTIKDLQHRLDEAEQIAMKGGKKQVQKLEARVRELENEVEIEQRKASDSVKGIRKYERRIKELTYQTEEDRKNLARLQDLVDKLQLKVKSYKRTAEEAEEQANSNLSKFRKIQHELDEAEERADIAESQVNKLRAKSRDTGSKKGHDEE
- the LOC131353435 gene encoding myosin-7 isoform X2, with the translated sequence MTDAQMAEFGAAASYLRKSDKERLEAQTRPFDMKKECFVPEPEEEYIKATIISRDGDKVTCDTSKGTTVTVKEADIHPQNPPKFDKIEDMAMFTFLHEPAVLFNLKERYAAWMIYTYSGLFCVTVNPYKWLPVYNQEVVLAYRGKKRSEAPPHIFSISDNAYQYMLADRENQSILITGESGAGKTVNTKRVIQYFASIAAGGIAKKDTSDKKGTLEDQIIQCNPALEAFGNAKTIRNDNSSRFGKFIRIHFGATGKLASADIETYLLEKSRVTFQLKAERDYHIFYQILSQRKPELLEMLLITANPYDYAFISQGETQVASINDAEELMATDEAFDVLGFTQEEKNSIYKLTGAIMHYGNMKFKQKQREEQAEADGTEDADKSAYLMGLNSADLIKALCHPRVKVGNEWVTKGQNVQQVYYAVGALSKAVYEKMFLWMVVRINQSLDTKQPRQYFIGVLDIAGFEIFDFNTFEQLCINFTNEKLQQFFNHHMFVLEQEEYKKEGIEWTFIDFGMDLQACIDLIEKPMGIMSILEEECMFPKASDTTFKAKLYDNHLGKSANFQKPRIVKGKPEAHFSLVHYAGTVDYNINNWLVKNKDPLNETVVGLYQKSTMKLLAILFQNYASADSAETGGKGKEKKKKGSSFQTVSALHRENLNKLMTNLRSTHPHFVRCIIPNETKTPGAMENPLVMHQLRCNGVLEGIRICRKGFPNRILYGDFKQRYRILNPAAIPEGQFIDSRKGAEKLLGSLDIDHNQYKFGHTKVFFKAGLLGLLEEMRDDRLALILTRIQARARGLLSRIEFQKIVERRDALLVIQWNVRAFMGVKNWPWMKLYFKIKPLLRSAEAEKEMANMKEEFLKLKEAYAKSEARRKELEEKMVSLLQEKNDLQLQVQAEQDNLCDAEERCEGLIKNKIQLEAKCKELTERLEDEEEMNAELTAKKRKLEDECSELKKDIDDLELTLAKVEKEKHATENKVKNLTEEMAALDEIIAKLTKEKKALQEAHQQTLDDLQSEEDKVNTLTKAKAKLEQQVDDLEGSLEQEKKLRMDLERIKRKLEGDLKLTQENIMDLENDKQQLEERLKKKDFEINQLNSKIEDEQAMASQLQKKLKELQARIEELEEELEAERAARAKVEKQRADLARELEEISERLEEAGGATAAQIEMNKKREAEFQKLRRDLEEATLHHEATAATLRKKHADSVADLGEQIDNLQRVKQKLEKEKSELRLELDDVVSNMEQIVKSKTNLEKMCRTLEDQMTEYRSKFEEGQRSINDLSMQKAKLQTENGELTRQLEEKDSLVSQLTRSKQSYTQQIEDLKRQLEEEVKAKNALAHAVQSARHDSDLLREQYEEEQEAKGELQRSLSKANSEVAQWRTKYETDAIQRTEELEDAKKKLAQRLQDAEEAVEAVNAKCSSLEKTKHRLQNEIEDLMVDVERSNAAAAALDKKQRNFDKILAEWKQKYEESQSELESSQKEARSLSTELFKLKNSYEESLDHLETMKRENKNLQEEISDLTEQIGESGKSIHELEKIRKQLEQEKTEIQSALEEAEASLEHEEGKILRAQLEFSQVKAEIERKLAEKDEEMEQAKRNHQRVVDTLQSSLESETRSRNEALRLKKKMEGDLNEMEIQLSQANRQAAEAQKQLKSLHGHMKDTQLHLDDALRANDDLKENIAIVERRNNLLQAELDELRSLVEQTERGRKLAEQELLDVSERVQLLHSQNTSLLNQKKKLEADTSQLQTEVEEALQECRNAEEKAKKAITDAAMMAEELKKEQDTSAHLERMKKNMEQTIKDLQHRLDEAEQIAMKGGKKQVQKLEARVRELENEVEIEQRKASDSVKGIRKYERRIKELTYQTEEDRKNLARLQDLVDKLQLKVKSYKRTAEEAEEQANSNLSKFRKIQHELDEAEERADIAESQVNKLRAKSRDTGSKKGHDEE